The sequence below is a genomic window from Patescibacteria group bacterium.
AACATAAATCATAAAGGAATAACCAGGTTGTACCAGGCTATGCAAACTAGTAGTAGTATTAATCTTTAAACTTTTATCTAGGTTTTCTGCTAATTTGAAATATAAGGCTGAGTCACTGGTAGAAACTACTGAGGAAGAAAAAGTAAAAAATAAAACAAGAGCTAATAACAATATACCTCCAAGAAAATATATTTCCTTTTTCTTTCCCATCATTAAAACTTTTTTAATTATTTTTAAAATCTGTTCCTCTCTTTATAATAAATAATAATTGAAAAAAAGCAGTTAAGCAAGCCGTTTATCTCTTAAAATAAAAGATGATGGCTCTTTAAATTTTGGAGGAAATAATGTCAGAAGAAAAGATTAAAAAATTAGCCGCTCATGAAATTGGCTGGTGGAGGGCGCATCATAGAAAAGATAAAAAGGAATTCTTAGATCATATGGTTAAACTATATATAATTCAATTTGGAATTAAAGAACAAAAAGCCTGTGAAGCTGTTAAATGGAAAATTGAAGCAGCTGACTGACATGATAAAGCTGAATATTATGAAGATAAAGGAGAACAAGAAAGAGGCAACGATTTTTGGAAAAAAGCTGAGGAATGCTTGCGAGAGCATTTCAAGATTCTGACGAGTTAATATTTTCAGGGCCTCAAATAAGAAGCTCTTTTTCTTTTCTATATATCTTGATCACTCCCCGCCAAAGGCGGGTCCGCCTCTGGCGGAAATATCTTGTTATCTCTCTTATATTTGACAAATCTCAAAAATAGGTTATAATAACCAATACAAGAGAAATAAGGAGTTATCCACAAAAATATGGAACAAAAAAACCTTAATCTTAAACAAAAAAGCGGCTAATTTGCGCCTAATTATTTTTTAAGCGTAAAAGTCGCTTGAAAGCGGCTTTTTTGTTTCTTACATTAACTTCTTTAATAAGAACTTTGACAATTAAATAATGGTAACAATAAAGAGCATCTACTTAAAATCAACTAAAAAATTAACTTAAATTCATATTTTTAAGCGAGTAAATCAGGATCTAAAAAAGAGCATATGGTGGATGCCTCGACATTAAAAGGCGAAGAAGGACGTAGCAGCCTGCGATAAGCCTCGGTCAGGTGGCAAGCAACCTTTGATCCGGGGATTTCCGAATGGGGAAACCCGTCTGTCTTTTTAAGGACAGTCATCTATGTCTGAATCTATAGGACATAAGAAGTGCACCTGGGGAATTGAAACATCTTAGTACCCAGTGGAAAAGAAAAAAAAGGGTTAGCTCATAGCTAATGACGGTTTTTGCCGTCATCTGCTATTTGCTAATATATTCCCAGAGTAGTGGCGAGCGAAATGGGAAAAGTCCAAACTTGTGAAGTTTTTCCGCTTTTGGCGGGAAAGGGGTCATAAGCCCTTATACTTTACGGGGGTAGTGAGATAATTACTTTTAAATCAGCTTATGACTGATTGGGGATAGCGTATGTAGTAGACTTTCCTAAAGTTTATTAGGAAATACTATTACTATTTCCTAGCTAAATCACCTGGAAAGGTGAACCAAAGAAGGTGATAGTCCTGTAAGCAAAAGGAAATAAACTTCCTCGTGATTATTCTCGAGTACCACGAGACTCGTGAAATCCCGTGGGAATCTGGCATGACTATTTTGCCAAGACTAAATACTTTTAATGATCGATAGCGAACTAGTACCGTGAGGGAAAGGTGAAAAGCACCCCGGTGAGGGGAATGAAATAGTATCTGAAACCATATGCTTACAAGCAGTCGGAGTCCCGCCTTTGGTGTGGATGACGGCGTGCCTATTGAAGAATGAGCCAACGACTTAGTTTTATACAGTTTTCGATTAAGCCCTTCAAGGGCGAAATCAAAGTGAAAGCAAGCGTGAAAACGCGACCATTAGTTAATTAGTGGTTAGTTATTTTATATAATTAATTCACTAATTTTCTAAAAGATTGTATGAACTAGACCCGAAGCCAAGTGAGCTATCCATGGCCAGGATGAACTCTTGAGAAATCAAGGGGGAGGTCCGAACCCACTAGCCGTGCAACGCTAGGGGATGAGCTGTGGATAGAGGTGAAATGCTAATCGAACTTGGCAATAGCTGGTTCTCCTCGAAATAGCTTTAGGGCTAGCCTTATAAATACTTATATGGAGGTAGAGCACTGAATGGGTGCGGATGGCGTAAGCCTACCACATCCAACCAAACTCCGAATTCCATGTATTTAATTATAGGAGTCAGACCATGGGGGCTAAGCTCCATCGGTCAAAAGGGAAACAGCCCAGACCACCATCTAAGGTCCCTAAATTTAGGCTAAGTGTAAAGGCAGTATCGCAACTGAAACAACTAGGAGGTTGGCTTAGAAGCAGCCATCCTTTAAAGAAAGCGTAACAGCTCACTAGTCAAGTTACTTTGCGCCAAAAATTTATAGGGGCTCAAGCCTAATACCGAAGATGTGGTCCCCCACTTATTTATAGGTGGGGGAGGTAGAGGAGCATTCCACGTTTACTGAAGTCAATTTGTTAAAATTGATGGAAAACGTGGAAGTGAGAATGTTGGCATAAGTAGCAAAAATCAGGGTGAGAATCCCTGACACCGCAAGCTTAAGGTTTCCTGGGCAACGTGAATCGACCCAGGGTTAGTCGGTCCTAAGGCGAGGCCGAAAGGCGTAGTCGATGGACAGCTGGTTAATATTCCAGCACCGTCTATTTTGCTTGCAACTAATTGACGCATCCTCAAAGTCTGAGCGCATTTTGGCTATATGCGTTCCTTCACTTAATTTAAGTGGGGGAGAAGAAAAAACCTCCGGGTGGATTCGATTCAGGTGGAGCGGGTGCCAAGAAAAGATTAGCCGTGTCTAACTTAATAGATGACCGTACCAAAACCAACACAGGTGAGCGGGCAGTTAATCTGCTAAGGTGTACGAGAGAACCCTCGTTTAGGAACTCGGCAAAACAGTGGCCGTAACTTCGGGATAAGGCCTTCCCCCACTTGCTTGCAAGTGTGGGGACGCAGTTAATGATCTCAAGCGACTGTTTATCAAAAACACAGGTCCCTGCTAAACCGTAAGGTGATGTATAGGGGCTGATGCCTGGCCAGTGTCAGAACGTTAAGGGGATAGGTGCAAGCCTTGAACTGAAGCGCTGATGAACGCCGGCGATAACTATAAGTGACGATTGTAGTTATAAAATTTGGCTATATGCGGGAAACCCTCCTTCATTTGAAGTACTCGCCTTTTACTAAAAGGCAGTAACAATCTTCAAAGGACATAATTGTCAGGAGGCAATCCGCAGGAAAGACTCTTGGTAAGAAAGGATTAAACTATGGTAAAAAATAAATGGTTAAAAAATGTACCAATAAATATTGGTAATTATATTGCTGGATTTGTAGACGGTGAAGGAAGCTTCAATGTTTCATTAAGAAAAAGAAAAGATCATAAAATGAAATGGCAAGTTGTATTAACCTTTAATGTATCTCAAAAAGAAAGAGCTATATTGTCTTTACTTAAACGTTATTTAAGTTGTGGCAGACTACAAACTAGAAAAGATGGAGTATCTTATTATGTAGTTTCAAATCCATTATCTATTAAAGAAAAAATTATTCCTTTTTTTAGTAGATTTCCCTTCTTATCACAAAGAAAAAGAAGAAACTTCTCAATTTTTAAAAGAATTACTAATTTAGTCATTAAAAAGGAGCACTTAAATAGCTCGGGACTAGAAAAAATAATTCAACTCAGAGAAAAATTAAATCCCGGACGTGGAAGAAAAAGAAAATATTCATTAAAAGACTATAAACAAAACCAAGAGAATCCTCAGAGACTATACGCCAAACCGCGATCTTTTCGTAAAGAAAAAAGCGGATGAGATAGTCCGATCTCATAGGTAACTATGAGCTAACAATAAAGAATCGTCCTAAGGTAGCGAAATTCCTTGTCGGGTAAGTTCCGACCTGCACGAATGGCATAACGACTTGAGAACTCTCTCAACGAGGGACTCGGTGAAATTGCATTACGAGTAAAGATGCTCGTTACCCACGGCCGGACGAAAAGACCCCGTGAAGCTTTACTACAACTTGGCATTGAGTTAAGTTTGTGTTTGCTCAGTATAGGTGGGAGACTTTGAAGTCCCAATTTCGGTTGGGACTGAGTCGCCATGTGAAATACCACCCTAACGTAAATTTAGTTCTAATTTTTGACCATGAAACTGGTCAGGAAAACAGTGTCTGGTGGGTAGTTTGACTGGGGCGGTCGCCTCCCAAATTGTAACGGAGGCGCTTACAAAGGTTGGCTAGGCTGGGATGGAAATCCAGCCGATAGTGTAAAGGCATAAGCCAGCTTTACTGCAAGACCTACAAGTCGCGCAGTTACGAAAGTAGAACTTAGTGATCCGACTCTCGATTATAGGATCGGAGAAGCTCATCGGATAAAAGTTACTCCGGGGATAACAGGCTTATCGGTTCCAAGAGTTCATATCGACGAACCGGTTTGGCACCTCGATGTCGGCTCATCGCATCCTGGGGGTGAAGAAGCTCCCAAGGGTTTGGCTGTTCGCCAATTAAAGCGGTACGCGAGCTGGGTTCAGAACGTCGTGAGACAGTAAAATATAAATAACGTTCTGTCTCTTTTCGTCCATAAAATTAAAATGATCGTGCTGTCTATAAATCTGGCTATATGCTGGAAACTCTGGCATCCTCAAATAAGGAGAATAGAGGATTGAAGAATCTCACACTACGTGTTATAATATACGTGAAAATGTGTTGAGTGCAGACAACCAGCAGGGAAGATTTATAGGGAAAAATATGTTAAATCCAAATTACATTTCTGGCTTTGTAGATGGAGAAGGCAGTTTTCATGTCGCCATTTACAAAGATAATCGTATGAAACATAATATAAAAATAATACCGGAATTTCATATTAGTCAACGAAAAGATAGTAAAATGATTCTGGAAAAAATAAAAGATTATCTTCAATGTGGTTATATCAAGAAAAATCATGCTAAAAATAAAAATGATTTGACATATGTTTATGTAGTTAGAAATCGAAAAGACCTTCTAGAAAAAATAATTCCTTTCTTTGAAAAATACACACTAAAAACAGTGAAGAAAAAAGACTATAACATATTCGCTAAAATAGTAGAACTTATGAATAATAATAGACACAGTAAAAAAAGTGGACTTAGAAAAATTATTAAACTTTCTTACTCTATGAATAGAAAAGGTAAATACAGAAGATCAAAAATCTCCCTATAAAAACCCTCAGAGACTATACGCCGGACTCCAACTATAAAATGGAGAAGATATAGTCCGAACTCTATGGCGACATAGAGAGATAAGTAGAAATAACTTATCCCGTAACCATAAACCCATTTTTGAAATTTGAATTTTGGAATTTGGAGTTTGTTGTTACGTAGTAACAATTCTGTCGGTCTCCTATCCGCCGTGGGCGTTTAGAAACTTGAGAAGATTCTTCCCTAGTACGAGAGGACCGGGAAGAACGAACCTCTAGTCTATGAGCTGTTCCGCCAGGAGCATAGTTCAGTAGCTACGTTCGGAAAGGATAAACGCTGAAAGCATATAAGCGTGAAGCCTCCTTCAAGATTAGGTTTCCTTATTTAGTCTCCTTCAAGATAAGAAGGTTAATAGGTGGCCGGTGTAAGATCCGTAAGGATTTGAGCCAAGCCATACTAACAGACAATTATTCCTGATTTACTCACTTAAAAATTATGAATTCATTAAAAAATAAATGAAAAAATACAAAGCCACTTTGAAATTACTCTTAATCTTTATTGTTTTAACCATTTTTTTAGAAATACTACTTTATTTTTCTCCAGCCACTATAGCGGCTAATTAAAATTAAGAGAGGTAGTATCCTGGTGATACTAGCGACTGTGTTACACCCCTTTCCATTCCGAACAGGGCCGTTAAGACAGTCAGCGCCGATGATACTTGGGGTTTATCCCTGAGGGAAAGTAGGTCATCGCCAGGATATTGCCTCTCTTTTTTTATTGGTAAAAATTTAGAATAACTAATACATCAAATAATTAAATAGAAATAGCCTGTCCTGAGCGAGTCCGAGCTTGCCGAGGACGAGTCGAAGGACCAGGATATTGTCTCTCTTTTTTTATACTGAAAAATGGCTAAATCTTAAATTATTGCAAGAAATAATAAAACTCGGATTTTTATCCAAGTTTAATTTTTATCAGTAATTTTATTTCCTCTTAAACTCTTTTTTTAAATAATCAGTAATAATATAAATGACTACTACCGCTCCAGTTATAGTTGGTAATTCTTTTGGTATTAAATAATCATTGGCCTGGCCAAAAAATAAATAATGGCCAACAATTAAAACTAAAGTTAATATCCAAAGGAATACAAAAATCTCTCCCCGGCGAACACCAGTAAGCCCGCCCTTCCATCTCCTAATTTCTTTATCGGAGGCATAAAAAGTAAGTACTATTATATAAATAGTACTTAAAATTGTCGGCAAACAATATCTTCCGCGGCTAACAAATTCAGTCATCAGCCAAAGCCAAATAAATATAGTAAAAACATCCAATAATACTAAAAATATTTTTTGTTTTTGGTTTTTCATATTAAATTTATTATACTATATTTTTTATTAATAAACTATATAAAAGTATTTAGGCTAATATTAGCCTTTTTTTTATCCACAATTAGCTGTTGACTAAATGTTAATAATTTCATACAATGTATGATAAAGTATGATAATATAAATTATTATGGATCGAAAAAGACTGACCATTACTCTTAAAAAAGATCTCTTGCCTAAAGTTGATAAGGTAATTGACGGCGCCAGAATCAGAAATCGTTCACATGCTATTGAATATCTTTTGTCTCAAACCCTCTCCCCTAAAATAAAAAAAGCGGTTATCTTAGCTGGCGGACGCGGTATTAAAATGCGCCCTTTTACTTATGAAATGCCAAAAACCTTAATTCCAGTTAAAGATAAACCGATTTTGGAATATACCATAGAACTTTTAAAAGAAAATCATATTAGGGAAATACAAATTGTTATTGGTTATCTAGGAGATAAAATCAAATCTCATTTTGGCGATGGCTCCAGGTTCGGGGTAAAGATTAGCTACGCTGAAGAAAAAAAAGAAAACGGGACGGCCGCCGCTCTCTTAAAAGCCAAAGATTTTATCAGCCAAAAACCTTTTGTCCTTATTTACGGTGATACCTTAATTGATATTGACTTAACCGATATAATTGATTTTCATTTGACTCATGACGGATTAGCCACTATGGCTTTGACTTCTTATGATAAACCCTATGAATTCGGCGTGGTCCGGCTTCATGGGAACCGCATTGTAAAATTTACGGAAAAACCAGAAAAAGGTAAAAGAATTTCTCATTTAATTAACGCCGGACTTTTTGTTTGTCAGCCGGAGATATTAAATTACATTCCCAAAAAAGGCAAAAGTATGCTGGAAAAAGATGTTTTTCCCAAATTGGTGGAAGAAAATAAACTTTATGGCTACCCCTTTGAAGGCCAGTGGTTTGATGTCTCTACGCCAGAGGTTTATGAAGAAGTTTTGAAGGAGTGGCAACAATAATAAGGAAAAATATGTTTTCAATTGAATTTATTGAAAATGTATAAGTTCCTTTTACTATTTTGCATCAAAACACAAATTACCAAAAAAAACCGGAGGTCAAAAAATGACTAAGAAAAAGGAAAACAGTTTTTTCGGAGAAATTCGTGAAAACATGGAGCTTAAAATTCTGGGAATCCCCTACATTGTGCAGCGCACTTTTCTTGATTCTCACAACAGCTACGTGCTTCAGGCTAAGCATCCCGACGGTACTTCTGAAGTGCTCAAGATTTATTTCGAGAAAAGAAAGCTGACCAAAAGACAAGCGACTATTTTTGTCGGTCATGTTCTTACTTACTGCGACAAACTTCGGGATCTGAAAGTATGCCTCCCTCCTGACAAAGGTATTGTTCTTCTCCC
It includes:
- a CDS encoding sugar phosphate nucleotidyltransferase; translated protein: MDRKRLTITLKKDLLPKVDKVIDGARIRNRSHAIEYLLSQTLSPKIKKAVILAGGRGIKMRPFTYEMPKTLIPVKDKPILEYTIELLKENHIREIQIVIGYLGDKIKSHFGDGSRFGVKISYAEEKKENGTAAALLKAKDFISQKPFVLIYGDTLIDIDLTDIIDFHLTHDGLATMALTSYDKPYEFGVVRLHGNRIVKFTEKPEKGKRISHLINAGLFVCQPEILNYIPKKGKSMLEKDVFPKLVEENKLYGYPFEGQWFDVSTPEVYEEVLKEWQQ